The DNA segment ACTAATTCACAGTTGGTTTATACAGCGTATTTAGTCATCTCCTCCATTGATTTACACATTGTTAGCTAAAGTTGGGAGTCTCCCTCTATGGTAGGAGCTCTGATGTAATTCACAAATTTCACAAATTCACAAATGTACATAATTCAATATAGATTTGAACTgcacataattataaaaaaatcacaaaattaagTATTTATTCAAAACATACAGACATATGGATATACATATagagttatatataaatatattaatatatcttaTAAGATGATCTGTATAAAGATCTGAAAAGCTCTTATCAGTTGCAATAAAGTATAATTTAACATATTATTGCCACTTATGAGAGCTTTTCAGATCTTTGAATACAGATCTTGATCTTTGTATATCATCACATCTGAGAATGTGCAATGATCTGTTAAAAGAATAAGTCACTTTAGTTTTCTTTAGTCACTCCAGCCTCACAACAGCTTATCActgtgcagaagaaaaaaaaaaagataaagcaaGCCATTACAATCATATTGTTTTTGCTTTGAAATTCCAATGATCCAATTGCTAGTTtataattctgtttttatatGATAATTCTCAGTTTATGTCTAGCAACTGTGGCTTTTTTTCTCATAGTTTtgggtttatatctcacagttctgcatttatatattacaattctctttgtatcttgcagttctgactttttctctGAATTTTTAGTTTACATCTAACAATCCTGCATTTATATCTCATTATTCTGACccttttctcagaattctgaatttacatcttgaaaatctgacttttttctatttttgttttcttctttttttggattgtatctcacaattccaaCTTTTTTCTAAGAACTGCGGGTTTCTATCTCAAAattcctttttttctcagaatcgcAAGGCAAAAAGTATTTTGTGACTCGTGAAACAAAAAGTTGCCATTTTAATTTAGCAGCCCATGGCGGAAACAAGctttcataaaatgcattttactttcactGACAGATGACTCCAGCATTCTCTGAAAGTCATTCACTCCCatttcatgatattcacatttggTCAAGCAGACTCATTTCCAGAGCGGTTTACATCATCCATCCATATTAGTCCTGAACATGTCATGTAGGCACAAGTTTTGTTCCCCTTTGTCCGCTCCTCCAATTGGACATTCTATCATTGAGGACTCATTCCCAAAACATTTCACCTTAATCAACCATATTGTTGCTGAGCAATCACTGAgcatttatttagtaatatttctCATTCTAAACTTGGTTTGTCTTTCATAATGCTTTGATTTAAGGGACAACAATCAAGGTCATTGTTTGGAACTGACTAAACTGTTTAGTGTTCACAAAGTTTTAAATTTTGctcttgcaaaaaaataaaataaacagaaggctgttaatttttccattttgtttggttgttcaaatatttttttcttcccaaattaCTCTGACAGGCCCCATTTATAAGGACACAAAAAGTTAACCTTTTGAATATTTACCTTCCACAAACAATCCTGTATTCTTTAGAATCAAAAAAGTACTACTGTATGATAAGACTTAAGTGCTTCATTCCAAGCATTCTGAAGCCATTCATGTCTTAAATTAAAATTCCGCTTCATTTTATTATGCATAGTCGGACCTTCACCATGTTTTTTGAACTGGCACAGGTTGCTTTTCCTGCTAAATATTACACTTGTCTCAGATCATTACCTATTgcaaatcatttacaaaacaataaagTATCCTGAAAATACTTTGGCTTatttataaagagagagagagagagagagagaaaccagcTCAACAAACCACCAGCCCAGATGCCAAGGGTGAAaagatttttgtttcaaaatcTAAGCAATTACCTAATGGCAAAAAAGTACCATATCTACTGTATATTAATAGGGTAACAGTAGACATAGCATGAATactttttaaacataataatttgtttctgtaaaacaaatcaaaaatacagaaattggGACCAGAAAGACAAGAGTTACAACATCCAGAAATATTGTTCTTTATtcaaacttaatatttttttatatgcaactATAGTATCTAAATGAAATCATCATTActgctattatatttttattaatttacctcCAGACAggtttatattgaaaatatatgtacagtattggCTATATcaagatttaatatatattaaagttaGAATGACACGCAAAGGTACTTTATCAGTATCAAAAAACTACCTACATTGTCATTATGGGAAAAAATTACAAGGATATTATATAAAGCATTGTCATATGTGGAAAAATGTGTTagataaatattaatttcatttataaaacgTCAGACTGAAAAATGGATGTAGAATTTCCTTTTACATAGAGTTTGCTTATTTTCTTCTCTGTATTCCAGAAATGACCTGAGGAACCAACACCATATACACTGTTATTGtggaaaatattacattaaagatTTAGTTTTAAGGCTCGTGTTAAAGTCTTACCAATTTGTCAGGGTGCAGCTCCTATTCTCTCATGGAAGATTTTTCCATCTGTCCAAGTTTTCAGTGAGAAATTCCCATTGATTTGTAGCTTCTTCCCAATCTATGAGATCCAAATGAACAGAACAGTAGCATGAACAGCCAGTAGACGACAGTTAAAAGTGGTGAAAGATACAGCTCAATGTTACTCTTTCCACTGCTCTCACCTCCTCTGAAAGTCTATCTATGATTCCTGCAGCATTTGGGTCGACTCCATTCCTAGCCTTCACTTCAACCCTCAACGTGACTTTAACAGCTAGGTGAAACCAAAAGTCATCAATGTTCCATGAATAAAACACACTGCTCCATAACCTCAAtcactaaaatgaaaacatgggCACTTACATCCACAAATGATTCCGGCATCTTTCTCATGGCCACATCTGTTTGGAATTGCATTATATGAACAGCTCATCAAAGAAGGCTCATTCCCAGAACACTTTACATTATTCATCCAAACCGTTCCTGAACCCATTCCAAAATAGGCAGCACTCTTTACTTCCAAAACTGTCCCACAGCCCAGTtgtctacacaccactgcagcatctgaTGCATCCCATCcaacatcacacactgttccccactgaccggCAAGAAGAACCTCCACTCGTCCAGAACAGGGGTTGGTGGTGCTGACCAGCCTAACGTTATCTATTGCTCACACAAAGGAATAAAGTTTACATATAATTGGAGCGTGAtcataaaatacatatacaatCATTTCAGTCTTACATAGACTACACTGTATACTGTTAAAAGGTTCACACTCACCCTTACAGATGACTCCTGCATCTTTCTCATGTCCACAGCTGCCTCTTCCCCATCCACTTGATTTACAATCTCTTAGTCTTGAGTCAGTGTTGGAACATTGTAAATCACTTATCCATACAGGCCCTGACCCTGGACCGAAATGAGCAGCGCTCTTTGTCTCAATCACATCCCCACATCCcatctctctacacaccactgaaCCGTCTGTCAGATCCCAGccatcatcacacactgtgccccatGCTCCATTATAAAGAACCTCCACTCGTCCAGAACAAGAGCCGTGTCCATTTATGATCCTGAGAGAAGCTAAAAGccacacaaatgaaagtaaaagaaacttaaaaacatatatttttttatttacaatgactattaatttactgtatatctTATTATATGTTACACTTCTAAACACTTCCGCATTAAAGAAACagttctctctctcaaaaaaaaaaaaaaaaaacccattcacCCTTGGGCCACCCTAACGAAAAAGGAgattattcaagtgtgctattaatatacttcttttaaacttaaaacgGGAAAGTAtggttttagtttactttttatgtacttctaaaattacatttaagtatacttgaattatacttacaaaaaaagtttaaatatatttgagctatactcctagaatccgtGTTGTCAGTATTATACaatagagggcgctagtacacattttctgcacagaatttcccAAAAAACACAAgtaaagaggaaaaaagaaacaccagatactaacacatgtaacacgATCATccgacatgaaacagcatcaaaactgtaacgttatggaataaaatgaccGATGaggaggtaataattacagtcaagctttagggtgttgatcgactccatctacgttttgattatcattctgaatcaaattaatagtctttttttcagctttttgttcaaaatgttatttcttattttttatgaaacttacccacatggaagtgtttaaaaaaagaatacatgaagctaaaataaaatgtttttgtttaccctgttctttctttgggtgttttgtatgttcagatataacaaaatatttacgaATGAAAACCTACaataaatagggacatagtagtatacttaaagtatgatgtaaagttcacttaaagaaaacttatgagtatacttgcagtataaactAGTAGTTTATTGATACTTTACtttgttcaaaatgtacaaagtatttaattagtatcattcaaagttcacttttagtataactgcagtacaaactacaaacatagagatAAACTAGTTGTttactactgttatacttaaagtatacttaaaagtatacttttatatactagaaagtgggccaatttagtcccaaggagtattgaaacagtacacttacaagtatactactagaacactgatatttgtatacttgcgaCAAAAAGTatacttacataaaaatatactcgaactttacttaagtatacttaattaacttgaagtatactactttttggtaagggcatccaagatgtagatgagtttggttCTTCATCTAAACCAATTTTGATATCATTtattcaccaatggatcctctgcagttaaCGTGCAGACtaacaacatcacaataatccacattatTTTGTTCAGTTCAGTCCATCACCTACGACACCTTATTGATAgctttgtttcttacaaacatgccgCTTTTTGTTttgcaagatgttaactgatggactggagttgtgtggaatACTGCAatgtttaatcagctgtttggactctcattctgacagcatccTTTTACTGAAAAGGATTTATTAGTAAGCAAGTGATATAATGGTAAATTTGTCCAAAtcttttcttataaaaaaaggtatattttcatttctgggtttACCATTCCTTTAATCACTCCTTTTTTCTATgtaataaaagagagagaaagtgtagAAAATCTGTGGATTTCACTTACGATAACAGATGACTCCAGCATCCCTTGAATGGTCATACATTTCCCATCTTTGAAATTTACAATCAGTGAGCATGGTCTCATTTCCAAAACAGTTCACATAGCTCATAAATATTTGTCCTGATCCTTGTCCAAAATAAGCACCACCTTTTGCCACTATAGCATCTCCACATCCCATCtgtctacacaccactgcagcatctgaTATATCCCAGCCATCATCAAACACGGTTCCCCATTGACTGTCACGAAAAACCTCAACTCGTCCAGAACAAGAGGTTATGCCATTCAACAGTCTGATGTTAACTAATGCCCACAAAAATTTAAGTGTTACCAGTGAACATAAAATGATTAGTTTGTTCTATTAATTTTATGTACTAGGTTTTGAACTCACGTTGACAGGCTACTCCGGCATCTTTCTCATGTCCACAGCTGTTTTGTCCCCAGCCCTTTGAATTACAGTTTCTCAGAGTAGAGGAACTGGCACACTGTAAATCACTTAGCCAGACGATTCCTGATCCCGGTCCAAAATAAGCAGCATTCTTTGCCTCTACAATATTCCCACAGCCCAGTTctttacacaccactgcagcatctgaCTGATCCCATCCATCATCGCATACTGTTCCCCATCGGCCATCAAAGAAAACTTCAACTCGTCCAGAACAAGAGTTAGTGCCATTCACCAGCTTAACAAGTGCTAATGGCCAGATGCACAAAAGATTAAGAAACAAgctgttatatatatacatatgtaagtATAGTTAACCTAAATACAGAACAATCTTTATTCTATTTTTCCTacagatttaaaggggtcatcggatgaaataaatctattttacTTGTTGTATCAACAAAATGTGTGTTGACAGTGTTTTTATAGAGCCCCCTATAATGATAATATccacccagtttttttttttttatccctataAATAATATCCCCTTTCTCAACTTCTTGGCCGTGAGAAGTCATACAGACCAAGGCCCCTTCCAAAATTGTTGACTGAAACTGGCGTTTTACCTTAGTCCCACCTTGAGTAACCTGTCATCTGTCTGCCATTGTTTTGATGCCGGAGCAGGGGTAGACATTAATAATTCCTAAGCGATTAAAGtattttgttgttggatgtaatattgaacatagcagtcatcatttactcctgacatctgagctGCTAAAGAGAAAAGGGTTTAAATGCAGCCTGGAAATCTCCAAATGGGGGCAGGAACTCCAAAATGTGGCGAGAGCTCTAAAACAGGGTATGGCTTCCTCccattaacaaacaaacacatgataCTCATGCACACAATTAAAGTTAGCAAGTTTAGCGCTAGTTAGCAATGTTACCCCATTGAAGAGAGGGGCTGGGTCAgtagagctcattagcatttaaatagTCAAGCAACAAAATGGTTTGCTGTGTGCAGAGCTGTTTTTGGCAATATAAagagggtgttgttttacactaccaatAGAGAAATTTtaaacagacttttcattaagaccctaaagaatcatatcaacatctgatgacccctttaatgcaaCGTCATCATAAAGATTATAATGAAtcacagtttttcatttttgggtgtaccaCACTTGATGTTTTGTTACTCACATAGGGACTGCATactgaaatatttttgaaaatattttaatgcatggcAATGGAACAACTTACATTGACAGATGACTCCAGCATCCTTGTAATGCAAACTGTAATCTTCTGTATTTTGGGATTTACAGGCAGCAAGGGTGATTTCATTTCCAATGCAGTTGACATCATTCAGCCATACTGGTCCCCCACCCTGTCCAAAATAAGCAGCACTCTTTGCCTCTCGAGCATCTCCACATCCcatctctctacacaccactgcagcatctgaTAGATCCCAGTTATTATCACAGACTGTTCCAAACTCAGGGTTTCCCAAGCGATAATAGAATATCTCCACTCTTCCAGAACAAGCATTGAAGCCATTTTCCAACCTAATTCTGCCTGAATTATGATATAATTAGCGCTGTTGTCAAAGGTAATTATATAATGCACTTTCTTATTTTCATGGATAAGACTTGTGAGGCAACAGAAATATTGTAGATTATATTCAACAAAAAATTTATATGCACAGCTTTTGTGGCATGATTTAAATTAAcatcatcatttttttaaaactgaataTTCCATGCAAGTCCTTTAAATATAAGCAACAAAAATATATGCTAAAATGTATACTCACTTTGACAGGCGACTGCAGCATCCTTCTCATGTCCACATGAGTTTTGTCCCCATCCCGGCAAATTACAGTGTCTCAGAGTAGTTTCAGAGTAAGAACATTGTACATCACTCAGCCATACTGGTCCTGATCCCTGGCTAAAATATCCACCAATCCTTTGCTCGAAAACATCTCCACAGCCCATTTCTTTACATATCACTGCAGCATCCGAATAATTCCAGCCGttatcacacactgttccccacagATTTTCATTGAAAACCTCCACTCGTCCAGAACAAGAGTGACTGCCATTCACCAATCTGACAAGGGCTAATGTCCACACAGAGCAC comes from the Carassius auratus strain Wakin chromosome 4, ASM336829v1, whole genome shotgun sequence genome and includes:
- the LOC113068284 gene encoding putative DMBT1-like protein; this translates as MGCGDVIETKSAAHFGPGSGPVWISDLQCSNTDSRLRDCKSSGWGRGSCGHEKDAGVICKDNVRLVSTTNPCSGRVEVLLAGQWGTVCDVGWDASDAAVVCRQLGCGTVLEVKSAAYFGMGSGTVWMNNVKCSGNEPSLMSCSYNAIPNRCGHEKDAGIICGSVKVTLRVEVKARNGVDPNAAGIIDRLSEEIGKKLQINGNFSLKTWTDGKIFHERIGAAP
- the LOC113068693 gene encoding deleted in malignant brain tumors 1 protein-like; the protein is MYIYNSLFLNLLCIWPLALVKLVNGTNSCSGRVEVFFDGRWGTVCDDGWDQSDAAVVCKELGCGNIVEAKNAAYFGPGSGIVWLSDLQCASSSTLRNCNSKGWGQNSCGHEKDAGVACQLNIRLLNGITSCSGRVEVFRDSQWGTVFDDGWDISDAAVVCRQMGCGDAIVAKGGAYFGQGSGQIFMSYVNCFGNETMLTDCKFQRWEMYDHSRDAGVICYRK